In Vanessa cardui chromosome 4, ilVanCard2.1, whole genome shotgun sequence, the DNA window GATTatatgtcatgattttttatttcaccaaattttaaagaataatattatgaataatatatattatattactactaatatttaatagaacttagattattttatcaatatcataattatgtaccatttatcaatattatattgaaaaaaattttagatagatttcaaatcaaatcaattttatacaagtaaacttcacaatgaagtgATTTTAGTAAATagccatatattattatatatgtaatctaTTACTATGATATGGTACagtatttatcaatatattataaaaatggtatCCAGTGCTGCTGTGTATGCAAAATGCATTGCATATATATTGTCTGTATTGGtgcaacttaataaatatatggttaattcttgattttaaatattatttatatgtagtatTTTCATGCACAAAAATCTTAGAAATAATTACACTAacatagttaattataataattacaataacaaaatattttataattgtctaGTCTAGCCCAgctataaaattaagaatgcacatttgagtacaatatatttttaacagtcttgtgatttaatatacattttttatttttattattacttattagtacatttgttaatttatttgtcacattttaatcaattttctGTCTTTGAATCTGttaatagatacatatatttaactgaTGCTGCTTTGGGTTGGCTTCTACCCAACTTGAGAAGGCCTAAATCACTATGCATGTTCAACAGTGGTGTAAGGTGCGTGTTGTACAGTTCAATTAACTTTATGGATTAATGAGaaatgtacttggtggtagggctttgtgcaagcccgtctgggtaggtaccacccactcatcagttattctactgccatataacagtagtcagtattgttgtgttccggtttgaagggtgagtgagccagtgtaacagccaaagccaggcacaagggacaaaacatcttagttttcaaggttggtggcacattgacaatgtaagaaatagttaatatttcttacagaatcattgtccacttaccatcttaccacttactatcaagtgGCTTATATGCTcatctgccaacctataccataaaaaaaatgtactagtTGAAACCAGACCAAAAGGAGTCCTTCTGGGGATCATATAGTTGGGGTGAATTAGGATACCAGCCAAAACCCCTCTAATTAATTCGTAGGACAAAAACTACGGGTACTTACCAGCAAGCCTGATAACAGTGGATGCAATAAGCCCTCCTTTTAGGGGTGGGTAGTGAGAATAGATTGTAAACTCATGTATGCAGAATCACAAAAGCTTTTCTATAAACACCTTCAAGGGAGAGTAAAGGAGGTACTCTCCGGCCACGAGTGTAGTGTGCCACTGGACACGGTGTATTACACACTGACGTGTACTGTAAAATCGACGCGGGTCTCTCGCTGCCGACAGTTAGAGGTGTTGGATGGCGATAGTGTTTACTGCGAAATCATATGTCGCAGACGGAGACGAGTATCCCGGGAACCCCTCTAGCTCGGAGGTCCACAATCCACATAGTTGGCCCAACCGTTGGAGCGTTATGGTTAAATTCCAAGCGATCTCGTGATGTCCTCCAAAGAGACAATGTAGATGCCGCTGATATACAGGCACACTTAGCGCTGGTAATCTCATGTAACGcaacgatttttttttccaaCGATATACAAAAGTAAACATGATATGTCTGAATTGCACTATTGGTGATTTCAActgaaatcaaaaatattttcatgttattCTATCTGTCTATTATAAACTTACCTATTTTTGCACTCTTTGATATAtgtaattctattcttttatCAATGCAACAACAACTAACTTTTTAAATGCGTTCCCCACATTTCTAGAGTATTCTGATAGTATAACATGCTTCATCTGGCTGTCTATTCTCACCTATTTACAGAGATTGTCGCTAATTTATGAAAACTACCATAAGATCTTCTAAAAGGTCTTACCTACGTTATCACTGTTGACCCCTCAACAGAATGTGTCTTCCAATAATTtgacagtaaagtaaagtaacagcctgtacatttcctactgctgagataaggactcctcctccattaaggagagggcttgaacatattccaccacgctgttccaatgcgggttggtggatttgaCAGTAGATGTCTCATTTACCAAATCGTCGTATTGTCTTTTTAATCAACTGAATCTGTCTTAAGAAAAAAGTTAGAGCCATTAGAGACCCATTTTCTTCACCAATGAAGACTAGctttcttctttttttagtttcacaataatatattactatgaCTAAGGCATAAAATAGAAACATAAGATTtgctataatataattgttaattaaaagaaCATCACTTTTGTTTgtctttattacttttatattataatgccCGACGATATAGGAAAAAATAACGATGAAACTTGTACATATGTCCACCATACTGGACCAGCTTGACGATATAAACTGCGAATCTTCTTTTTACTTGGAGAGTACTGCAGAGAAGTGGAAATAATGTGCCGTTAGTCGTAGATACTAGTAATGATATTAGTAAAAGtgaaaaataaagcaatatcgCATGATTTTGCATAGTTGCGTGTTCCTTGGCGGGCGAGCGAAGAGAGGATTAGGAAATTTAAAAACGTAATCATTTCTTATTTAAGAATTGAGCggtttaatttatagttaaaatatgGTTAGTACACATTAACCATATTTTaactatacattaattttaagaataCCTTAAAGATGATAAATAACATGTATTtcttgtataaattaaaatctaaactattGTAGGTGCTGTTGTTGTAGAGAGACGAGATGACTATGTTCATAATTCttgataattcatcttgtgcctttttttttattgattaagcTCTAAAATCTCTCAATGTCTCAATCGTATTAGCCAAGCAGAGGTATAGACAATACTTCCAGATATTTATTCCTGAAAGCGAGACACGTCTTATGATTTTAGTGACGTGTTTTGCCTAGTGACGTGTTGTtgtttagtaaattattataatacgacGCATCTAATTCGACACCGCccattttctgttttttttttttttttttttttaaatcaaatattcgaATTGTGGTAGAATGTTAACCTACATTTCATAGATATTgcaataatttcttatttagcATATTATGGTAGGGATTAAATAGAAGTCGATTGCCATTCCATCTTATAAATGTATGtgaacatatgtatgttatatattgttgACTTTGTATGTCCTGAGAATAAAACAAGAATGAATTTTGGACGCTTTTCATTTAAgtgtaatgttaattaattattagatttCGCCCGCGAACGTGGTtgctagttttttttatggcataggatggcggacgagcatatgggccacctgacgttAAGTgggcaccatcacccatagacaatgacgctataagaaatattaactattccttacatcgtcaatgtgccaccaaccttgggaactaagatgttatgtcccttgtgcctatagttacattggctcactcaccaacATAGTAGGTGCCAAATATCTTGAACGATGGGGCAAGAAATTCGTGAAAACGCGCTTAGTATAAATAGGATAGGTTATTGTCGTAATAATTACTTTTCATGTCATTTAatttgatcgtcgataattataattacgctGGTCTATGTTCGGCTGTTGGGCATTTACGAGATGTGACAGTTTTTAAGTAGTTTTAGATGAACATTTTAGCATTTCACCAATACTAAATCCATTTGAATATTGAGAGGTAgaatgaataaaatgtaaaaaaaagaaaacaaattacaataacattacttccatttattttaagttataatcTGACAcaatattttagattatatttatttgtattgtgtaCAAGTTGGAAATTGTGGCTAATGCCAGAtagaaattattgtaaaaatacaaaCTCGATCATAACTATTCTTACTGATACCTAGGTACTTTGATAAAGCTCCACATTTTGTTTGACAAACCATACATACACTCTTTTGGTTCACTTAAAATCTAacttatttaaactaatatttacaaacaCGATATTTTACGCTCTATTACATTATTTACCTATATTGTTATAAGAGATCACAGAAAATTGTAGCTGGAAATCATTGAGTAAAAGCCCTAGCATATTCTATAAGACTACCACTTCATACTTTTTATCACAGTGGAATTTTAGATTGATTTTTCAAGGCATTGTTTAGGTAGGTTAGTTAAATTATtgtcttttcaacatttatattaataacataatttatagaaCAAGTGTACATGAAAAaatctatgtaaataaaagttacCAATTTAATACAGGTATAAAGGTGTGGTagctttaataatatgtttcacATGCTACAATTGATTTttgccaaaaaaataaaacaatggaaGACAATAATATTTCGTGTGATATTCTATGTTGACTCTTAAATTTTCAGCAAtctagcaaaaaaaaaaaaaacaaaataaacatacatgtaactaattaaatttacaaaaatgcaAATTCACTGCGAGCCGCAGGTAGGCGCAGGGCTGCTGACGATGTTggcaacattttgttttataactgcAAGATTCAGTCAGCTGTTACAAATTGTCCATTGCACAAAACATTAATATAGTCTCTATGACTTCAACACAAATAAACTCTTGTCCCCTTTTTCTAACTAGTTATGTAATTGACACTATTAGATAAAATCACTTGGCACAAAGGCATCGTTTTAGGTCCATACCCTGTCTAACTAAACTCCAGCAATCATATCAATTGATCGAAGCACTTTcagtgtttaaatataatttttattttgataattccaCTTATATTCTTTAAAGGAAGACCGATATATCTGAGAGTTACATGACTTGATATAGAACTGCTGGAGTCATtttcacaattaaaataaaaatcacactATTAGTGTTCTGTGTCACATGTCCTTCAAAATCATTGTTCACATTtttcactttttaaattaagagcATAATGTTCAGTGTTATACTCTGATTCTCGCTTCAACATCATATTATCGCCGATGAGTGCACTGATACGATGTTTATCGTGAGGTGCGGGGGCGGGGTCGGAACGCGCTCGCTTCCGCCAGGGCTCGGATGCCGTCATACTTAAGTCAGTCGGCATATCTTCATCAACATTGTCCTCTTCACAGCGTTCCTCTTTCATTTCTGTTTTGACGGGAGCTTGTTGTGGAACCCGAGTCGGACTCATTTGTTGTCTTAgaagagaaatatttttaatatttttcaattcagtTGGGTTCCTTAGAAATCTGTGGAAATTAAGAAGTCAATTTAATAAcagaaaatattgaaatcaaacaaatatttttatttaatttggattgattacaattacaattttattgttttaaaaagaaacttaCTGGTAACAATGTCGCTCGCCTTGTACTTTTCGTAAAATATTGACACGATAATAATATCGCAGTGCGCGGGACATTTTGTCGTAATTCATTGACAAGTGATTTTTCTGAATACCCCAAAGCTTAGCCAATCCTGCAGGatcaacaattttaaaaacGCCCGTTTCTCTGTTTTTCCACgcaatataatttgtgtatctTTGCGTTGGGTCATTTAAAAGTTGTTGCAAGAAATCCCACAGTAGTCTTCCATctgaaaggtaaataaaaattaattataattcttgaaacatggttaattttttttttaaagtttaaatgttaattacttACTTGTATTAGATTCAGGCATATCATTTGGGAAGAATTCCCTATGCTGAGTTCTGTAGTGTGAATGTTGGGGCACCACGTGGGTTTGTGGTGCAGGGCTTGTTAGAGCAGTTTCTTTCGGTGACCGTGGTGCAGAAAATTGGGCTTCCTCATCAGAATCTGAGTGATTACTTCCAGAACTCACAGCTTGAGCTGTTACAGATACTGGTTGAGCATATCCAGGGGCGTAGTTCATAGCCTCTCCTCTTTGGGGGCTACCAGAACTGTCAACTGAGGGCGCTGGACTTAATGTCACAGAGTTTGGCTGTGCTGCTGCAGCAGCGGCGCTATGAAAATGATGGAATCCGTCAACTGCCCAAGTAGGTGTTGGAGGGTGTGAATGTGGCGATGGTGGGTATGGCGCAGCGCGCGCAGTTGGCGTCACTGGCGAGGATGGTACTCTACCGAGCAAAGCTGCGTCGCGTACCAACATTTGAAGTACATTGTGTAAAACATCTCCCGCACCAGGACAACGTTCTCCCAAGTCCGTTTTAGTTAGGAGACAAAGAGCTTTGCCTGTAAAAgagaaatttatattgtattatataaatgacttaaaATTGGTCAAAggttttcataatatttatataatttttttttatttaccattcATCTGGAAAAGATCCATATCAAAATTAGGCAGATCGAACTCCCTTTCGCACCATTTTAAAAAAACGGCTACATCTTCACGAGTCCATAATCTTGGTTCTGGAGGAAGACCGGCTGGTAGTTGAGCCTTTGTATCACCGAGCGGTGAAGGTGGAGGTGGCGCCCAAGGTAATGGGTAACGCCAAAGAAGTTCCGTCGGGCTAAATGGTAGCGGTAACCGCTCCATGCTGGGCCCTGACGGCAGTTGAAGGCTAACTACTTTCATCACGATGTTCTGTAACGACAAAATCCTCAGTCAATATTGAAATTCTAAATTTCGATCTGCATTTGAGGCATTTTTCGATCTTGcctaattataatgaaaaaaaaaagactattcAACGACAGGTGGCGCTGTTTATTCTTCTGTATATTTTAacagaaataatttttttgtacttttgctttttaaaaattaagtaaacgGTATTTTTTATACACAGCTCATACCGATATACAAtttttggtatatattatatgtatatttatagattataactAAGTTGTAACTACGtaacttcaaaattaaattaacttaatatcGCTTTTAATGAAATCGTTAATTATAGCggaagaataaatataattgaccattattacaatttataattttgaaaacatattaGCTGATgcgataaaatattactaaatcaTATACTGAACTAAAATCAAGtatcattgtatttttaaataatgaatgtgGGCGCTTGTACGACTGTACAAATTGTAAACATTAAGGAAGTGCAAATGGCCATTGTTAACAAGTCTCAATTTGtttataacataaaagaaaattatatttattatatataattagaattaCGATATTTCGCTTGTGTCAACCTTGATACTGAATCATTAGGGTTGACACCTGTTTGTGGTAATTTTTCTGAACTAAAGGGGGATACTATTGTTACATAATGATAAGGAACTATAACACAACAATTGATGGTTGCATTATTGTATAAGAAACTCatgagtaatataaatattgttatagtaGCAAAGTTTTactcgttttaaaaaaaaacttgtttataagttcttttaaaagcattttttttaaaagacctGTTGGATTCTGTATCGATAGTAGTTACAGTTGGTTTTATCGGGCGGGGTCGGAAATGCGTGAGTTTGAGATAGCGCGGCTTGCCGCTCGCGATAAGCACCGCTACTCACCGGCTGAGCTGATCCGGAACTGGCGGTGTCGTCAAAAATCCTTTTAGGCGAAGACGTTAACTTGTAAAATCAGCACATTCGCATTGTCACAGCACTAGAAGCACAGTATCCAGTGTTCACAGAGCACCAGGCACACGCGTAGCAGCGGCGGTCCCTCCAAACGTGTCGTGTTACGGCACGCCGTAAACCAGCAGCGTATCTGAGGGATCAAGCTCGCAGACAAGCGTCGCGGGCAACTCTTCGACGCGGACTGACGATGCGGTGGCGGCGCGGGCGGACGGACGCGCGTCCGCCGCTCCCCTCCGTCCCCACACCGCCTCGCCTCATATAATATAGCGGAGAATGAGATAAAACTTCGGGAACTTGTTTGAGCATAGA includes these proteins:
- the LOC124544104 gene encoding ets DNA-binding protein pokkuri; this translates as MKVVSLQLPSGPSMERLPLPFSPTELLWRYPLPWAPPPPSPLGDTKAQLPAGLPPEPRLWTREDVAVFLKWCEREFDLPNFDMDLFQMNGKALCLLTKTDLGERCPGAGDVLHNVLQMLVRDAALLGRVPSSPVTPTARAAPYPPSPHSHPPTPTWAVDGFHHFHSAAAAAAQPNSVTLSPAPSVDSSGSPQRGEAMNYAPGYAQPVSVTAQAVSSGSNHSDSDEEAQFSAPRSPKETALTSPAPQTHVVPQHSHYRTQHREFFPNDMPESNTNGRLLWDFLQQLLNDPTQRYTNYIAWKNRETGVFKIVDPAGLAKLWGIQKNHLSMNYDKMSRALRYYYRVNILRKVQGERHCYQFLRNPTELKNIKNISLLRQQMSPTRVPQQAPVKTEMKEERCEEDNVDEDMPTDLSMTASEPWRKRARSDPAPAPHDKHRISALIGDNMMLKRESEYNTEHYALNLKSEKCEQ